A window from Nycticebus coucang isolate mNycCou1 chromosome X, mNycCou1.pri, whole genome shotgun sequence encodes these proteins:
- the ZCCHC12 gene encoding zinc finger CCHC domain-containing protein 12: MASLIARVGNSRGQNAPLPPWAHSMLRSLGRSLGPLMANMAERNMKLFSGNVVPAQGEETFENWLTQVNGVLPDWNMSEEEKLKRLMKTLRGPAREVMRLLQAANPNLSVADFLRAMKLVFGESESSVTAHGKFFNTLQAQGEKASLYVIRLEVQLQNAIQAGILAEKDANQTRLQQLLLGAELNSDLRSRIKELLRLYANEQERLPDFLDLIKMIRQEEDWDDTFIKRKRPKRSESLVDRASSPVSFQAPPPVANGSADCNVIEIDDSLDDSDEDVILVESQDPPLGAPSFRDRARSQDQVLFVDSTNNYVPQVASSSDGSGHKNDGPGDVRRGRKRKYTIRCSYCGEEGHSKETCDNGSNKGQLFENLIITLQELTNHKEEGSGTHHDLFEAEEGDGHQL, translated from the coding sequence ATGGCTAGCCTCATTGCACGTGTGGGTAACAGCCGTGGGCAGAACGCGCCCTTGCCGCCTTGGGCGCATTCCATGCTGAGGTCCCTGGGGAGGAGTCTTGGTCCTTTAATGGCCAACATGGCAGAGAGAAACATGAAGTTGTTCTCTGGGAATGTGGTGCCAGCCCAGGGGGAGGAAACCTTTGAAAACTGGCTGACCCAAGTCAATGGGGTCCTGCCAGATTGGAATATGTCTGAGGAGGAGAAGCTTAAGCGCTTGATGAAAACCCTCAGGGGCCCTGCCCGAGAGGTCATGCGTTTACTTCAGGCAGCCAACCCCAACTTAAGTGTGGCAGATTTCTTGAGGGCCATGAAATTGGTGTTTGGGGAGTCTGAAAGCAGTGTGACTGCCCATGGTAAATTTTTCAATACCCTGCAGGCGCAAGGGGAGAAAGCCTCCCTTTATGTGATCCGTTTGGAGGTGCAGCTCCAGAATGCTATTCAGGCAGGCATCCTAGCTGAAAAAGATGCCAACCAGACCCGCCTGCAGCAGCTCCTTTTAGGGGCTGAGCTGAATAGTGACCTGCGCTCCAGGATTAAGGAACTTCTCAGGCTGTATGCAAATGAGCAGGAGCGCCTTCCTGACTTCCTGGATTTAATCAAAATGATAAGGCAGGAAGAGGATTGGGATGACACCTTTATTAAACGGAAGCGGCCCAAAAGGTCTGAGTCACTGGTGGATAGGGCATCTAGCCCTGTGTCGTTTCAGGCCCCCCCACCGGTAGCCAATGGCAGTGCTGACTGCAATGTGATAGAGATAGATGACAGCCTGGATGACTCAGATGAGGATGTGATCTTGGTGGAGTCTCAGGATCCTCCACTTGGTGCCCCCTCCTTCAGAGATAGGGCCAGATCTCAGGATCAAGTGCTGTTTGTTGATTCCACCAACAATTATGTGCCTCAGGTTGCTTCCTCCAGTGATGGTTCTGGGCATAAGAATGATGGCCCTGGGGATGTGCGTAGAGGCAGGAAGCGAAAATACACAATCCGCTGCTCATATTGTGGGGAGGAGGGACACTCAAAGGAAACCTGTGACAATGGGAGCAACAAGGGCCAGCTTTTTGAGAATCTGATCATCACCCTGCAAGAGCTGACCAATCACAAGGAGGAGGGGTCAGGCACACACCATGACCTCTTTGAGGCAGAGGAAGGTGATGGCCACCAGCTTTAA